Below is a genomic region from Populus trichocarpa isolate Nisqually-1 chromosome 15, P.trichocarpa_v4.1, whole genome shotgun sequence.
AGAGGGGCTTTGATCAACAATGGCTGTCACTGACATTTTCAAAGGCAATTTTTCTGGGAAATGGACTTGTGGCTATCTTGTCAGGATTGTTTGGAAACTTTCTTGTAGATACATTTCAACTTGGCCCTGTGGCTCCTTTTGATGCTGCTGCATGCTTTCTTGCAATTGGAATGGCTGTTATTTTGTCATCATGGACAGAGAACTACGGAGATCCTTCAGAGAACAAGGACTTGATTACCCAATTCAGGGGTGCTGCCGTGGCCATTGCTTCTGGTAGAGTCTGATAGTTGCTTTGCATGATGCATTCATTGTTCAGTGTGGTGTTTGGcaagctagttttttttttagtctgtTTCTTCCTTGCTACTTTTTTGACCTTGCTTCCCCATATTCTTTCCTTCTTATACTTTTCCCCTTTCCTCTGAATtatatttaatgcttttcaGATGAGAAAATTGCTTTGCTGGGTGCAATTCAGTCTCTGTTTGAAGGTTCTATGTATACCTTTGTGTTCCTCTGGACACCTGCTTTGAGCCCAAACGATGAGGAAATTCCTCATGGATTTATTTTTGCAACATTCATGTTGGCATCAATGTTGGGAAGCTCTATTGCATCTCGGTTGATGGCCCGCTCATCACCCAGGGTAGAGAGCTACATGCAGATTGTTTTCATTGTCTCATCAGCATCTCTTCTGCTTCCTATTGTAACCAGTGTATGTATGGTTTCCAATCTATCATTTTGATCCTTTGTTTCCTCCCTTTCATGTTCTCCTATTAATCTGCAGTTTCTCTGACATGGAACAGTTCTTAGTAGCACCTTCTAAAGTTAAGGGTGGCAGCATGTCATTATCAGGCTGTCTCCAGATGCTTGGCTTCTGCACCTTTGAGGCTTGTGTAGGGATATTCTGGCCTTCTATTATGAAGATGAGGTCCCAATACATTCCTGAGGAGGCCAGAAGCACCATTATGAACTTCTTCCGCATTCCACTCAATATCTTTGTGTGCGTTGTTTTATACAATGTAAGTTGCTAGTTTTGCTTGTATATCCTGACCCATTAGGAGTAGTAATTGTAGAATTGCTCATAAAACTGGAAAAACCTAGATTACTCACCAGGTGTTTATGCATTTGTGCTAGCATTGTATAAGTTTTGATCACACTCGATAGACTCAGTGCAGTGGTTTAACCTTCAGTTAGTTAAGACTAACCTTATTGGTATCCATCTCCAGCATGACCAACCTGTAA
It encodes:
- the LOC7464524 gene encoding uncharacterized protein LOC7464524; translation: MEAFYYLVFAALSAVVFGVEISKTTKDRINTSPAFNSFKNNYLVVYSLMMAGDWLQGPYVYFLYTTYGFGKGEIGQLFIAGFGSSMLFGTIVGSLADKQGRRRACVTYCITYILSCITKHSPQYRVLMIGRVLGGIATSLLFSSFESWLVAEHNKRGFDQQWLSLTFSKAIFLGNGLVAILSGLFGNFLVDTFQLGPVAPFDAAACFLAIGMAVILSSWTENYGDPSENKDLITQFRGAAVAIASDEKIALLGAIQSLFEGSMYTFVFLWTPALSPNDEEIPHGFIFATFMLASMLGSSIASRLMARSSPRVESYMQIVFIVSSASLLLPIVTSFLVAPSKVKGGSMSLSGCLQMLGFCTFEACVGIFWPSIMKMRSQYIPEEARSTIMNFFRIPLNIFVCVVLYNVNAFPITVMFGMCSIFLVVASILQRRLLVIAEKQKTEVWEMKERDNEAEPLNI